TTCTGATCAATACAAGAGAATTGAAAACATTTTTCATGATTTTTCCTCTCAAAAAGAGCCTATTATTGATATTATCGATCAAGATCAGGTTCGACATATTGTGTCTCGCCTAGATGACCCAATTTCTATTGAAAAAGTTAAGAATTTAATTGATGGTCAGCAATTGTTTATTGCTGATGGACATCATCGCTATGAAGTTGCCATGGAATACCGAAAATCCCGCATGAAACGAAAGAAAAGAACAACGGGCAAAGAATCTTTTAACTATATTATGACTTATATGACAAATTTGGATTCAAGGGATCTTGTCATTCTTCCGATTCATCGCGTTGTTAAGAAATTTCCTTCAAAAACAGATTTTTTGGAAGAATTCTTTAGAATTGATAAAATAAAGGATGTTGAACAGCTTAAAATTTTACTTGGTAAAGCAGGTAAAAATGAGCATGCGTTTGGTCTTTATACACGTGATGGAATTAAATTATTGCGCTTGAAGAATAGAATGCTTATTGACCAGCACATTCATGAAGGCTCTAGGGAGTTTCAACATTTAGACGCAACAATTTTAAAGACACTTGTTTTTGATCGTGTTAAAATTACATCAGACAATATCACGTATAAAAAAGACTTAGATGAGGCAGTTAAGATGGTTGATTCTAAAAAAGCTGCGGCATGCTTTGTCCTAAATTCTGTTGGAGTTGAGCAACTTAAATCTATTGCGCTTAATGGAGAAAAAATGCCTCCAAAGACAACATATTTTTACCCAAAAGTTCTTTCAGGATTGACAATTTACAAAATGGATAAATAGAAAGCAAGAATATTATGGCATTATTTGGAAAAGATAAATATACGCTTGTTAAAGTTCGAAAAAAGGTGATTCCAGATGGTCTTTGGGTTAAATGTCCAGACTGCCAGGCGCCACACTATAAGAAAACGCTAAAGGACAATTTGAATGTTTGCCCAAAATGCAGTTTTCATCTTCAGGTTACTTCTCATGAGAGAATTGATATTCTTTTGGATGAGGGAAGCTTTCAGGAGCATGACTCAAATTTAGTTTCTGCGGATCCTTTAAAATTCCAAGGACCCAAGACATACCAAGAAAAGCTAAAAAGTGATCGAAAGATAACAAATTTAAAAGATGCCGTTATCACAGGCGTTGGAACGATGAAAGGAATTAAAGTTGCTATTGGCGTCACAGATTCACGTTTTATTATGGGATCTATGGGTTCTGTTGTTGGCGAACGTATTACGCGTATTGCAGAGCATGCAACAAAGAATAAATTACCTCTTATTATTGTTTCGGGATCAGGTGGTGGCGCTAGGATGTACGAAGGAATGTTTTCATTAATGCAGATGGCTAAGACATGTGCTGCTTTGGCAAAGCATTCCGAGGCAAAACTTTTGCATATTTCGCTTTTAACAAATCCAACAATGGCAGGGATCATGGCATCATTTGCTGGAGTTGGAGATGTAATTATGGCTGAGCCAAAGGCTTTGATTGGCTTTGCAGGGCCAAGAGTCATAGAGCAGACAATACGCCAAAAGCTTCCTGTTGGGTTTCAAAGATCGGAATTTCTAATTGAGCATGGGTTGATTGATATGATTGTTGAGAGAAAAGATCTTAAGGAAACTATTTTTAAAATTATCAATTATACCTGCAATTCTTAAATCTTTCAAAATATCAGGTTATCTCCAATAAATTTTATAGTTGTGTGAATAAGCGATTTTGCTATAATAGGGACTAATATTAATATTAATAAAGGAACTTATTATATATGGCTTCGATCACATTAAAAGGCATCAATAAGACTTATAAGGGTGATGTTAGAGCGGTCAAAGATGTCAATCTTGAGATTAAAGACAAAGAGTTTCTTGTTTTAGTTGGACCTTCGGGGTGCGGGAAATCAACGACACTTCGCATGGTTGCAGGACTTGAGGATATTTCTCAAGGAACTGTGCAGATTGGTGATCGCATTGTTAACGATGTTCCTGCCAAAGATCGCGATATCGCGATGGTTTTTCAGAATTATGCTCTTTATCCTCACATGACTGTTTTTGAAAACATGTCTTTTGGGCTTCGTCTTA
This Candidatus Omnitrophota bacterium DNA region includes the following protein-coding sequences:
- a CDS encoding DUF1015 domain-containing protein, with the protein product MTQIRAFKAVHYNPKKIKDLSEVVCPPYDVISPEAQTAFHNAHPNNFIRILLGMEKSKDNSYDNKYTRAKKIFAEWMKKGILVQDDKPCFYVYKQEYKVCGQKKTRIGFLALMRLQDKEKSKIYPHENTHKEAKKDRLRLWRNVKANLSPIFVCFSDQYKRIENIFHDFSSQKEPIIDIIDQDQVRHIVSRLDDPISIEKVKNLIDGQQLFIADGHHRYEVAMEYRKSRMKRKKRTTGKESFNYIMTYMTNLDSRDLVILPIHRVVKKFPSKTDFLEEFFRIDKIKDVEQLKILLGKAGKNEHAFGLYTRDGIKLLRLKNRMLIDQHIHEGSREFQHLDATILKTLVFDRVKITSDNITYKKDLDEAVKMVDSKKAAACFVLNSVGVEQLKSIALNGEKMPPKTTYFYPKVLSGLTIYKMDK
- the accD gene encoding acetyl-CoA carboxylase, carboxyltransferase subunit beta — its product is MALFGKDKYTLVKVRKKVIPDGLWVKCPDCQAPHYKKTLKDNLNVCPKCSFHLQVTSHERIDILLDEGSFQEHDSNLVSADPLKFQGPKTYQEKLKSDRKITNLKDAVITGVGTMKGIKVAIGVTDSRFIMGSMGSVVGERITRIAEHATKNKLPLIIVSGSGGGARMYEGMFSLMQMAKTCAALAKHSEAKLLHISLLTNPTMAGIMASFAGVGDVIMAEPKALIGFAGPRVIEQTIRQKLPVGFQRSEFLIEHGLIDMIVERKDLKETIFKIINYTCNS